A region of Helicoverpa zea isolate HzStark_Cry1AcR chromosome 16, ilHelZeax1.1, whole genome shotgun sequence DNA encodes the following proteins:
- the LOC124637796 gene encoding U6 small nuclear RNA (adenine-(43)-N(6))-methyltransferase — MALNKYMHPRNIYKTPPDFGKLSKLFSEFSSISKVDVTGKIMIDFKDPHSLRILTKCLLKSDFNLDVDIPEDRLVPTLPLRLNYILWIEDLLDSIQRRDNIKGIDIGTGACAIYPLLAAVKNKWNFLATETDSESLSKAQENVQKNNLQEIIQLKKNTTQSIISHVFSDDPNQEFDFCMCNPPFYSTLQELYESRSPARLPPKNGFTGSPQELITEGGELEFCRQLIKESKMYKECVNIFTTMVGHKYNVSVLIQQLKLEGIKHTHTEFCQGRVTRWGLAWTFKDYDLIKLVPPRDKPRKKHTPTIYVLPELPNRDNKTDIALNKIKEILDKLDITNNLIDKRGKNVTLDIVAHTNTWSNQRRKRRLERRIETVAKITKPNEEKDEEHKTKLNSESVSGSDLPASTRDDESVCSQDKSFDSNVDDQLVDSVQVCKGQPLVHAFLKLVKKENSTLLELEYLDGNAGKEGLHQIAQYIKNNWK; from the exons ATGGCTCTGAATAAATATATGCACCCCcgtaatatttacaaaacaccACCAGATTTTGGaaagttatcaaaattattttcagaatTTTCTTCTATATCCAAAGTG GATGTCACAGGCAAAATTATGATTGATTTCAAAGATCCACATTCACTGCGAATACTTACAAAATGTCTTCTTAAATCAGATTTCAATTTAGATGTTGACATTCCTGAGGATAGATTAGTTCCAACACTGCCTTTAAGGCTTAATTACATTCTATGGATTGAAGACTTACTTGATTCAATTCAACGAAGAGACAATATAAAGGGGATAGACATTG gtacagGCGCATGTGCCATTTACCCATTGTTAGCTGCAGTAAAAAACAAATGGAACTTTCTAGCAACAGAGACAGATTCTGAAAGTTTATCTAAGGCACAAGAAAATGTTCAAAAGAATAACTTACAAGAAATCATTCAAT tGAAGAAGAACACAACACAGTCTATAATATCACATGTTTTTAGTGATGATCCTAATCAAGAATTTGATTTCTGTATGTGCAACCCACCTTTCTACAGTACTTTACAAGAATTATATGAATCAAGGAGTCCAGCCAG ATTACCTCCAAAGAATGGCTTTACAGGATCACCACAAGAGTTAATCACTGAAGGTGGAGAATTAGAATTTTGTAGACAACTCATTAAAGAGAGCAAAATGTACAAAGAATGTGTCAA CATATTTACTACAATGGTGGGTCATAAATATAATGTCAGTGTTTTAATACAACAATTAAAATTGGAGGGAATCAAACACACCCACACTGAGTTCTGCCAGGGTCGAGTTACCAGGTGGGGGCTAGCTTGGACTTTCAAGGATTATGATTTGATTAAATTGG TGCCTCCAAGAGACAAACCAAGAAAGAAACATACACCAACAATCTATGTGCTGCCTGAATTACCAAATAGGGATAATAAAACAGACATAgcacttaacaaaataaaagagaTACTTGATAAATTAGACATAACAAATAACTTGATTGATAAGCGTGGTAAAAATGTTACACTAGATATAGTTGCACATACCAATACTTGGTCAAATCAGAGACGTAAAAGAAGACTGGAAAGAAGAATAGAAACTGTCGCCAAAATAACTAAACCCAATGAAGAAAAAGATGAGGAacataaaactaaattgaataGTGAATCAGTTTCAGGTTCTGATTTACCAGCTTCAACCAGAGATGATGAAAGTGTATGCAGTCAAGATAAATCATTTGATAGTAATGTAGATGATCAGTTGGTTGACTCTGTACAAGTATGTAAGGGACAACCACTAGTACATGCCTTTTTGAAATTGGTGAAAAAGGAAAATAGTACTCTACTTGAACTTGAGTATCTTGATGGTAACGCGGGCAAAGAAGGTTTGCATCAAATTGCGcaatacataaaaaacaactggaaataa
- the LOC124637800 gene encoding histone RNA hairpin-binding protein — MNKITSKRSWADEMDEAQNEKPKTGKGGSRENSNSRKKSKPNNKADTDSKACPPKKPLELETDPLILQRRQKQIDYGKNTVGYHNYISQVKMDERTKDHPRTPDKFTKYSRRSWDTLIRMWRKKLHEYDPNANSDNNDEGDDENQDAGNFLHKLQTQE, encoded by the exons atgaataaaataacctCTAAAAGGAGCTGGGCTGATGAGATGGATGAAGCTCAGA ATGAGAAACCTAAAACAGGAAAAGGTGGCAGTCGTGAAAACTCAAACAGCAGAAAGAAGTCAAAACCAAACAATAAGGCTGATACTGACAGTAAAGCATG TCCACCAAAAAAGCCATTAGAACTGGAAACTGATCccctaatattacaaagaagacaaaaacaaattgactaTGGAAAAAACACAGTTGGATACCACAATTACATTAGCCAAGTGAAAAT GGATGAACGCACAAAAGATCATCCAAGAACACCTGATAAGTTTACTAAATACAGCAGAAGGTCATGGGACACGCTTATTAGGATGtggagaaaaaaattacatgagTATGATCCAAATGCCAATTCAGATAATAATGACGAAGGGGACGATGAAAATCAAGATGCTGGAAATTTTTTACATAAGTTGCAGACTCAGGAGTGA
- the LOC124637797 gene encoding high mobility group protein 20A isoform X2, with translation MESEPPPSEAPTESPSTLNNEEDIIKEPNSNVNVAAPAAATANELAAPPVPSAVKDTLKSNSKKPKKRKPKVPRDVTAPRQPLTGYVRYLNERRDQLRAEQPDLGFAELTRQLASEWSKLGAEEKKHYLDAADQDKERYIREWAEYKKTDAYKEFRRQQMEQKDTILTKKVKHNPPENSLPAGAAQVAMDQNCSVNTNAVAASPVVIPRQPTPPRPRPCITPASGEELTAGDTDIPIFTDQFLQHNKLRESELRQLRKANSDYEQQNAILQRHAEEVSGATMKLRAETAAAAERTAALLTHRRTLVAALVQALQLVAIPGGPTGATEQNIEEYLEKLQSLAADGKNSAVVKQARDILNKIELPIN, from the exons ATGGAGTCTGAACCTCCACCAAGTGAAGCACCAACAGAGTCGCCCAGCACTCTTAATAATGAGGAGGATATAATCAAGGAACCAAATTCAAACGTTAATGTTGCGGCGCCGGCAGCAGCCACTGCAAACGAGTTAGCTGCTCCTCCGGTTCCATCGGCTGTGAAGGACACACTAAAGTCTAATTCGAAAAAACCTAAGAAACGTAAACCCAAAGTTCCTCGCGATGTTACAGCTCCGCGACAGCCTTTGACTG gCTATGTAAGGTACTTAAATGAGCGCAGAGACCAATTGCGTGCAGAACAACCAGACCTCGGTTTTGCTGAGCTCACACGCCAGCTCGCCAGTGAGTGGAGCAAACTGGGAGCTGAAGAAAAGAAACACTACTTGGATGCTGCAGACCAAGATAAAGAAAg gtacattCGTGAATGGgcagaatataaaaaaacagaTGCATACAAAGAATTTAGAAGACAACAGATGGAACAAAAGGATACAATATTGACAAAGAAAGTCAAGCACAACCCACCTGAGAATTCTCTACCTGCAg GAGCTGCACAGGTGGCAATGGATCAAAATTGTTCTGTTAATACAAATGCTGTTGCTGCGTCACCAGTAGTTATTCCTCGGCAGCCAACTCCCCCTCGTCCCAGACCTTGTATAACTCCAGCTTCT GGGGAAGAGTTGACAGCTGGAGATACTGACATCCCAATATTTACTGATCAATTCCTTCAACATAACAAGCTGAGAGAATCTGAACTTCGTCAGTTGCGGAAAGCTAATTCAGATTATGAACaacag AACGCAATTCTCCAAAGACATGCTGAAGAAGTTAGCGGTGCAACAATGAAACTTCGCGCTGAAACTGCAGCTGCGGCAGAACGCACGGCCGCCCTTCTGACGCATCGCCGCACACTTGTTGCAGCACTCGTACAAGCATTACAGTTAGTGGCAATTCCAG GTGGTCCCACTGGAGCTACAGAACAGAATATTGAAGAATACTTGGAGAAATTGCAAAGTCTCGCAGCTGATGGTAAAAACAGTGCAGTGGTAAAGCAAGCTCGGGACATCCTCAATAAGATAGAATTACccattaactaa
- the LOC124637491 gene encoding uncharacterized protein LOC124637491, which yields MDRNKPPDPDPPDISLAPPSPNYPLSQFADVVCSIADSQIPSHSDSQSSSHQNGRKRSGDNNNAPNHIPSKQQRNQIGRNRYSATDKAPFIVHVSRLESQPNSGTTLHPVTFGMFLVNNRIGNIVRDGVKKVGRNRVSVEFSSPQDANSFLINGILSKNSYVAIIPTFNITRMGVVTGVPTDLTEEEAMNYLTVPSGCGQILKVRRISRKIFRDGVTEFKPTETCVITFDGQVLPTRIYCCYTSLPVSQYVYPTIQCRKCCRFGHVESICRSKPRCSKCGHDHPGDGCNISEGEAFCVLCSGNHYANSKSCPELGRQKAIKNIMAEKSLSYAEVSKTIPPVSRNYANAAKSSVSSSQSYRKTVFLNLMAAP from the exons ATGGACCGCAATAAACCGCCTGACCCTGATCCGCCTGACATCTCTCTTGCGCCGCCATCCCCTAACTATCCACTTTCCCAATTCGCAGATGTTGTTTGCAGCATCGCGGATTCCCAAATCCCGTCCCATTCCGATTCCCAATCCTCATCTCACCAGAACGGTAGGAAACGTTCTGGAGACAATAACAATGCGCCGAATCACATTCCGTCTAAGCAGCAGAGAAACCAAATAGGTCGCAATAGATACTCTGCCACCGATAAAGCTCCGTTCATCGTACATGTCTCACGCTTGGAGTCCCAGCCTAATTCAGGTACCACATTACACCCTGTAACTTTTGGCATGTTCTTGGTGAACAACAGAATTGGTAACATAGTTCGTGACGGCGTCAAGAAAGTAGGTAGGAACAGGGTTTCTGTTGAATTTTCATCCCCTCAGGATGCTAATTCATTTCTTATAAATGGAATTTTATCGAAAAATAGTTATGTTGCCATAATTCCCACATTTAACATAACCCGTATGGGTGTGGTGACTGGTGTGCCTACCGACCTCACAGAAGAAGAAGCAATGAATTACCTCACTGTGCCCTCTGGATGTGGACAAATTCTTAAGGTTCGTCGAATTAGTAGGAAAATCTTTAGAGATGGTGTAACTGAATTTAAGCCTACCGAAACTTGTGTCATTACTTTTGATGGCCAAGTCCTACCTACTAGGATATACTGCTGTTATACTTCTCTTCCAGTTTCCCAATATGTCTACCCTACCATCCAGTGCCGCAAGTGCTGCAGGTTCGGTCACGTGGAGTCTATATGTCGCTCGAAACCACGCTGCAGTAAATGTGGCCacgatcaccctggtgatggttgcaacATTTCTGAGGGCGAGGCCTTCTGTGTGCTATGCTCTGGTAATCACTATGCGAATAGCAAGTCATGCCCGGAGCTTGGTAGACAGAAAGCTATAAAGAATATCATGGCTGAGAAATCACTTTCATATGCTGAGGTCAGCAAAACAATCCCACCTGTTTCTCGCAATTATGCAAATGCTGCAAAATCATCAGTTAGCAGttctcagtcataccgcaaaacagTTTTCTTAAA TCTAATGGCTGCGCCCTAA
- the LOC124637797 gene encoding high mobility group protein 20A isoform X1: MESEPPPSEAPTESPSTLNNEEDIIKEPNSNVNVAAPAAATANELAAPPVPSAVKDTLKSNSKKPKKRKPKVPRDVTAPRQPLTGYVRYLNERRDQLRAEQPDLGFAELTRQLASEWSKLGAEEKKHYLDAADQDKERYIREWAEYKKTDAYKEFRRQQMEQKDTILTKKVKHNPPENSLPAAGAAQVAMDQNCSVNTNAVAASPVVIPRQPTPPRPRPCITPASGEELTAGDTDIPIFTDQFLQHNKLRESELRQLRKANSDYEQQNAILQRHAEEVSGATMKLRAETAAAAERTAALLTHRRTLVAALVQALQLVAIPGGPTGATEQNIEEYLEKLQSLAADGKNSAVVKQARDILNKIELPIN; the protein is encoded by the exons ATGGAGTCTGAACCTCCACCAAGTGAAGCACCAACAGAGTCGCCCAGCACTCTTAATAATGAGGAGGATATAATCAAGGAACCAAATTCAAACGTTAATGTTGCGGCGCCGGCAGCAGCCACTGCAAACGAGTTAGCTGCTCCTCCGGTTCCATCGGCTGTGAAGGACACACTAAAGTCTAATTCGAAAAAACCTAAGAAACGTAAACCCAAAGTTCCTCGCGATGTTACAGCTCCGCGACAGCCTTTGACTG gCTATGTAAGGTACTTAAATGAGCGCAGAGACCAATTGCGTGCAGAACAACCAGACCTCGGTTTTGCTGAGCTCACACGCCAGCTCGCCAGTGAGTGGAGCAAACTGGGAGCTGAAGAAAAGAAACACTACTTGGATGCTGCAGACCAAGATAAAGAAAg gtacattCGTGAATGGgcagaatataaaaaaacagaTGCATACAAAGAATTTAGAAGACAACAGATGGAACAAAAGGATACAATATTGACAAAGAAAGTCAAGCACAACCCACCTGAGAATTCTCTACCTGCAg CAGGAGCTGCACAGGTGGCAATGGATCAAAATTGTTCTGTTAATACAAATGCTGTTGCTGCGTCACCAGTAGTTATTCCTCGGCAGCCAACTCCCCCTCGTCCCAGACCTTGTATAACTCCAGCTTCT GGGGAAGAGTTGACAGCTGGAGATACTGACATCCCAATATTTACTGATCAATTCCTTCAACATAACAAGCTGAGAGAATCTGAACTTCGTCAGTTGCGGAAAGCTAATTCAGATTATGAACaacag AACGCAATTCTCCAAAGACATGCTGAAGAAGTTAGCGGTGCAACAATGAAACTTCGCGCTGAAACTGCAGCTGCGGCAGAACGCACGGCCGCCCTTCTGACGCATCGCCGCACACTTGTTGCAGCACTCGTACAAGCATTACAGTTAGTGGCAATTCCAG GTGGTCCCACTGGAGCTACAGAACAGAATATTGAAGAATACTTGGAGAAATTGCAAAGTCTCGCAGCTGATGGTAAAAACAGTGCAGTGGTAAAGCAAGCTCGGGACATCCTCAATAAGATAGAATTACccattaactaa